One genomic window of Mucilaginibacter sp. SJ includes the following:
- a CDS encoding glycosyl hydrolase 115 family protein has protein sequence MNNEYYNRNILKTTPLLYLLLTLATTINVNAQNLSVKTALASKPTDITLATAQKSISLAIDDSDYQAVKLAAGFFADDIKQVTGTSPAITTLKHPAAEMIIAGTIGKSPAIDRLIAAHKIKNINKIKGRWEASLWQIVNNPAPGVKKALIIVGSDRRGTVYGLLQISRKIGVSPWHWWADVPTAKRKTVTISVPKPTWDEPAVKYRGIFINDEDWGINQWARKNFEKDFAHGIGPKTYEKLFELMLRLRLNYIWPAMHEVSKEFGDTPENVALADRYGIVAGSSHCEPMLYNNVHWNEKIKGAWNYSTNTDSVYKYWKETAKDRKDKEAVWTMGIRGIHDRGMESPPSGIPERIILLEKVFKNQRDLINQYVNKQWGPVAQCFVPYKEVLPVYDAGLKVPDDVTLIWVDDNFGYIRRLSNPTERKRAGGSGLYWHLSYYGGPHSYTWINSTSPALMWEEFHKAWENQARTMWVINVGDVKPMELGIDYFSRLSWNPESQHTDAQPQFLKAFLTEHFDENVTTLNNLLTEFYRLGTVRKPELMNRDWAISLSDNEAVQLQADYQRLLNLETSVAKSVPLNKQDPYTEMIGFSARIMAETGLIFMHDRAIVYGANQSVHQAEIDRLKAALESEVDNYNNKIAGGKWQYMMPGTVTGQNLLSWSSQVAWPWAETRKPDTTKKAIEADITRNASSADEQTTAGTAKWSVIQGLGNSGRAMALTPVNLNLSWKPDDAKAPALNYNFKTDGNLAKVRIDFMPTFRIYPGMQLRVAILVDNKFISTTEVPGSNGKEDENGPNRNQGIRNNYVSALIDLPSLATGTHKLSIRAIDPGVVIDKISFYKN, from the coding sequence ATGAATAATGAATATTATAACCGCAACATATTAAAAACAACACCGCTACTGTATTTACTGCTAACCTTAGCAACAACGATAAACGTTAATGCTCAAAATTTGAGTGTAAAAACTGCTTTAGCTTCAAAACCAACAGATATTACATTGGCCACTGCTCAAAAAAGTATAAGTTTGGCTATTGATGATTCTGATTACCAGGCGGTGAAACTTGCGGCTGGTTTTTTTGCCGACGATATAAAACAGGTTACCGGAACTTCGCCGGCTATTACTACCTTGAAGCATCCTGCCGCTGAAATGATTATTGCCGGCACTATTGGTAAAAGCCCGGCTATTGATAGGTTGATAGCGGCACACAAGATCAAAAATATTAATAAAATTAAAGGCCGTTGGGAGGCTTCATTATGGCAAATAGTTAACAACCCCGCACCTGGTGTAAAAAAAGCGCTCATTATAGTTGGAAGCGATAGACGAGGGACAGTTTATGGGCTTTTACAAATTTCAAGGAAAATAGGTGTATCACCATGGCATTGGTGGGCCGATGTTCCCACTGCTAAAAGAAAAACAGTTACGATCTCCGTACCTAAACCAACATGGGACGAACCGGCAGTTAAATATCGTGGTATTTTTATTAATGACGAAGACTGGGGAATAAATCAATGGGCAAGGAAAAACTTTGAAAAGGATTTTGCACACGGCATTGGGCCCAAGACATATGAAAAATTATTTGAATTGATGTTGCGTTTGCGGCTCAACTATATTTGGCCTGCTATGCATGAAGTGTCTAAAGAATTTGGCGATACTCCGGAGAATGTAGCTTTGGCCGATCGTTATGGTATTGTTGCAGGTTCATCACATTGTGAACCGATGCTGTATAATAACGTGCATTGGAACGAGAAAATTAAAGGTGCCTGGAATTACAGCACCAACACTGATAGCGTTTATAAATACTGGAAAGAAACTGCTAAGGATAGAAAAGATAAAGAAGCAGTTTGGACAATGGGTATACGCGGCATACATGATCGTGGTATGGAATCGCCTCCGTCAGGTATACCCGAAAGGATAATTCTTTTGGAAAAAGTATTTAAAAACCAGCGAGATCTTATTAATCAGTATGTCAATAAACAATGGGGGCCTGTTGCTCAATGTTTTGTTCCTTATAAAGAGGTACTGCCTGTGTATGATGCCGGCTTAAAAGTACCCGATGATGTAACCCTGATTTGGGTAGATGACAATTTTGGATATATTCGCCGCTTATCGAATCCCACGGAAAGGAAACGGGCCGGCGGTAGCGGATTATACTGGCACTTATCGTACTATGGTGGCCCTCATTCGTATACCTGGATTAATTCTACCTCGCCGGCATTAATGTGGGAAGAGTTTCATAAGGCCTGGGAGAATCAGGCCCGGACGATGTGGGTGATTAACGTAGGTGATGTTAAACCAATGGAATTGGGGATCGACTATTTTTCACGTTTATCATGGAACCCGGAAAGTCAACATACGGATGCACAACCCCAATTTTTGAAAGCATTTCTAACAGAACATTTTGACGAAAATGTAACCACACTTAACAACTTGCTTACAGAATTTTATCGTTTAGGCACGGTGCGGAAACCTGAATTAATGAATCGTGATTGGGCTATTTCTTTGTCGGATAACGAAGCTGTGCAATTACAAGCTGATTATCAGAGATTATTAAATCTTGAAACTTCTGTAGCAAAGTCTGTACCTTTAAATAAGCAGGATCCCTATACAGAAATGATTGGTTTTTCGGCCCGTATCATGGCAGAAACCGGACTTATATTTATGCATGACAGGGCAATTGTTTATGGCGCAAATCAATCTGTTCATCAGGCAGAGATAGATCGCCTTAAAGCAGCATTGGAATCCGAAGTTGATAATTATAACAATAAAATAGCAGGGGGGAAATGGCAATATATGATGCCGGGAACAGTAACCGGTCAAAATCTCCTATCATGGAGTAGCCAGGTAGCATGGCCATGGGCTGAAACCAGGAAACCGGACACCACCAAAAAAGCAATTGAGGCGGATATAACAAGAAACGCTTCATCTGCCGATGAACAAACCACAGCCGGAACCGCAAAATGGTCGGTTATACAAGGATTGGGCAACAGCGGCCGGGCTATGGCATTGACACCGGTTAACCTTAATTTATCATGGAAACCTGATGATGCAAAAGCTCCTGCATTGAATTACAATTTTAAAACTGATGGCAACTTAGCAAAGGTGAGGATTGATTTTATGCCAACTTTCAGAATTTATCCTGGTATGCAATTAAGGGTAGCCATTTTAGTTGATAATAAATTTATTTCAACAACAGAAGTGCCGGGGTCAAATGGTAAGGAAGATGAGAATGGACCTAACCGTAACCAGGGTATTAGAAATAATTACGTTAGTGCATTAATAGATTTACCATCATTAGCCACCGGTACACACAAATTATCTATCAGGGCTATTGACCCTGGTGTAGTAATTGATAAAATTTCATTTTATAAAAATTAG
- a CDS encoding LytR/AlgR family response regulator transcription factor yields MKIDCIAVDDEPIALKLITSYIEQTPFLNLQGTFGNAIEALKAIHQQPGLQLIFLDIRMADLSGVELARIIEQTGKKKGPRVIFTTAYDQYALDGFKVNALDYLLKPFSFVDFSKAATKAYDYFEILESAQNNITPGTPVEKNYIYLKVDYQLVKVNIADILYIEGLKDYVKIFLANQDKPLLTLTSLKNLEEKLPASIFLRIHRSFIVSKEAVKSVTKNSVQIENTTIPVTEQYKEVFAAFLKDWS; encoded by the coding sequence ATGAAAATTGACTGCATAGCTGTAGACGACGAACCGATAGCTTTAAAGCTAATTACTTCGTACATTGAACAAACCCCATTTTTAAATTTACAGGGTACGTTCGGCAACGCTATCGAAGCGCTCAAAGCTATTCATCAACAACCCGGCCTTCAGTTGATATTTTTAGACATCCGGATGGCCGACCTAAGCGGTGTGGAACTGGCCCGGATCATTGAGCAAACCGGAAAGAAAAAAGGTCCGCGCGTTATATTTACAACAGCTTATGATCAATATGCTTTAGACGGCTTTAAGGTGAACGCGTTAGATTACTTATTGAAACCGTTTAGTTTTGTTGATTTTTCAAAAGCAGCTACCAAAGCATATGATTATTTTGAGATTTTGGAAAGCGCTCAAAATAATATAACTCCCGGAACGCCTGTTGAAAAGAACTATATTTATCTTAAGGTTGATTATCAGCTGGTAAAAGTTAATATAGCAGACATCCTTTATATCGAAGGACTTAAAGATTATGTAAAGATTTTCCTGGCGAACCAGGATAAACCGTTATTGACCCTCACAAGCCTGAAAAACCTTGAAGAGAAACTCCCGGCCAGTATTTTCCTGCGAATCCACCGCTCATTTATCGTATCCAAAGAAGCAGTCAAATCCGTTACCAAAAATTCTGTTCAGATTGAAAACACTACGATACCTGTAACAGAACAATATAAAGAAGTTTTTGCCGCATTCCTGAAAGATTGGTCGTGA
- a CDS encoding sensor histidine kinase, producing the protein MIAILVSVVYLNNWLDEVTGWKAVFTKVYKNPAKKSSDDNHVYNYWTIITALVLLGVSTIIAVSRKIKADQEAFRATEQEKISSELSFLKAQINPHFFFNILHTIYALADSNPVASKDAVYTLSHMMRYVIYETKNDLTDLEKEIKFMEDYIKLMKLRLSDDVQIIFEKQASLKNHDIGPMLFLPFVENAFKHGISGVHPSYIYIEISQSAEELKLEIRNSLFEEQTAQLEDSNGIGIVNTKRRLDLLYPGRYTLSVHRDSNIREFIVNLTFRFK; encoded by the coding sequence ATGATAGCTATTCTCGTCTCCGTTGTGTACTTAAACAATTGGTTAGATGAAGTGACCGGCTGGAAAGCTGTATTTACCAAAGTTTACAAAAACCCGGCTAAAAAATCATCTGACGATAACCATGTTTATAATTATTGGACTATTATAACTGCACTTGTTTTACTCGGAGTGAGTACAATCATCGCGGTCTCCAGGAAAATCAAGGCCGACCAGGAAGCCTTCCGTGCTACCGAACAGGAAAAAATCAGCTCTGAGCTTTCTTTTTTAAAAGCACAGATCAATCCGCACTTCTTTTTTAATATCCTGCATACCATTTATGCACTCGCTGATAGCAACCCTGTGGCCTCCAAAGATGCGGTTTATACACTTTCGCATATGATGCGTTATGTTATTTATGAAACAAAGAATGATCTGACCGACCTGGAAAAGGAGATCAAATTTATGGAAGACTATATCAAGCTGATGAAACTGAGGCTGAGCGATGATGTACAGATCATTTTTGAAAAACAGGCCAGCTTAAAAAATCACGACATAGGCCCCATGCTTTTCCTGCCATTTGTTGAAAATGCCTTTAAGCATGGCATCAGCGGGGTACACCCAAGTTACATTTATATAGAGATCAGTCAATCTGCCGAAGAGTTGAAGCTGGAGATCAGAAATTCCCTTTTTGAAGAACAAACAGCTCAGTTGGAAGATAGTAATGGCATCGGTATTGTCAATACGAAAAGAAGGCTCGACCTGCTTTATCCCGGGCGCTACACTTTATCGGTACACCGCGACTCCAATATCAGGGAATTCATTGTAAATTTAACTTTCCGATTCAAATGA
- a CDS encoding TonB-dependent receptor domain-containing protein translates to MGTENYKLKLKNTTSLRALKLITWFLLAAGTVQAQQPAGPPSGASLGNGTISGTVIDSLTKKPLDYSTVSLFKAGTTAPMNGSLTDQKGSFKITGVAPGTYRVQIAFIGYSTKTIDGVILTGTKTDRNLGQVIVSPSAKMLADVQVTGQRALVENHIDKLVFNAEKDVTSAGGNASDILRKVPMVSVDMDGNVSLRGNQNVRILINGKPSGALVTNAGDVLKSMPSDQIKNIEVITAPSAKYDAEGSAGIINIITKKKEVAGVSGSINMGIGTRQNNESGNINFNKNKLSITANLGYNVGWPQTTYQSFSSRNTELGTSSSSNGQNTSNRHFTNGSASLGYDFNDQNTFNSTFSLRGGAFKNKGNSVNSNNSASEGNIDYTALTSNEFKVSNFDWNNDFTHKFKKEGEELSFAFQWTHGTSDVNYLSEYSAFTQNQRAVNNGTNNEYTYQLDYVLPVSKVFKLETGAKSILRRISSEYDFFNPDASGAYVFNAATSNTYSYDQDVYSGYGLLTANLKDGFTVQAGARLENTKINGNSGNVSAGLAPFDNTYTNFIPSFVISKALTPTQTLKLSYSKRIQRPSLQYLNPFLNTSNPLNQSQGNPELSPEITQTVEMTYSTFIKSSVINASVYYRKTDDIIESYVRTVPYTTVDNSGNPVTRDVSLTNYLNVGNNNSIGVTFFGSTELFRVLTIRGNVNAFTYKPQVISSLQQASQSTYVQYNAFISGTVKINKALSAETFLIQNSARRTFQGTNPSFNLWVIGLKQDVWKKRGTIGLNITQPFKDYKDFTSNINSGPLSQSSRFSVPFRSFGVSFAYNFGKMNFGPQMPKKKRGVNNDDLKQGDSNGQGAQN, encoded by the coding sequence ATGGGAACTGAAAATTACAAGCTCAAGTTAAAAAATACCACGAGCCTGCGGGCATTGAAACTGATAACATGGTTTTTATTGGCGGCAGGAACCGTGCAAGCCCAACAGCCAGCTGGCCCGCCATCAGGGGCCTCTTTGGGTAATGGAACCATCTCAGGAACCGTAATAGACTCCCTGACTAAAAAGCCACTTGACTATTCGACAGTAAGCTTATTTAAAGCAGGCACAACTGCTCCAATGAACGGCAGCCTGACAGATCAGAAAGGGAGTTTCAAAATCACCGGTGTAGCGCCCGGAACTTATCGCGTCCAAATCGCTTTTATAGGTTACTCTACCAAAACAATTGACGGCGTTATTTTAACGGGAACCAAAACCGACAGGAACCTTGGGCAGGTTATCGTTTCGCCAAGTGCTAAGATGCTGGCCGATGTTCAGGTTACCGGGCAAAGAGCCCTGGTGGAGAACCATATTGATAAATTAGTTTTTAATGCGGAAAAAGATGTGACCAGTGCCGGCGGTAATGCTTCTGACATCCTGCGCAAAGTGCCCATGGTTTCGGTTGACATGGACGGCAATGTTTCCCTTCGCGGAAATCAGAACGTACGGATACTGATCAATGGCAAGCCTTCAGGCGCGTTGGTAACCAACGCGGGCGACGTTTTGAAATCCATGCCTTCCGATCAGATCAAGAATATTGAAGTGATAACGGCGCCGTCGGCTAAATATGATGCGGAAGGTTCGGCCGGCATCATCAATATCATCACGAAGAAGAAGGAGGTTGCCGGTGTAAGCGGCTCCATCAATATGGGTATAGGCACCCGTCAAAACAATGAGAGCGGGAATATCAACTTCAACAAAAATAAACTAAGCATTACAGCTAACCTGGGTTATAACGTTGGATGGCCACAAACCACTTATCAATCCTTCAGCAGTCGAAATACCGAACTGGGTACATCATCCTCGTCAAACGGGCAAAATACATCAAACCGTCATTTTACCAATGGCTCGGCATCTTTGGGATATGATTTTAATGATCAAAACACGTTTAACTCTACTTTTAGCCTTAGGGGCGGGGCATTTAAAAATAAAGGTAATTCGGTAAATAGTAATAATTCTGCATCAGAGGGGAATATCGATTATACAGCCTTAACAAGCAACGAATTCAAAGTCTCCAATTTTGACTGGAATAACGATTTTACTCATAAGTTTAAAAAGGAAGGTGAAGAATTAAGCTTTGCTTTTCAATGGACACATGGTACATCAGATGTAAACTATCTGTCAGAATATTCTGCTTTTACCCAAAACCAGCGTGCGGTTAACAACGGTACCAATAATGAATACACTTACCAGTTGGATTACGTACTGCCTGTCAGCAAGGTATTTAAGCTGGAAACAGGTGCGAAAAGTATTTTAAGGAGAATCTCCAGCGAATACGATTTTTTTAATCCTGATGCTTCCGGAGCGTACGTATTTAATGCGGCCACATCCAACACCTATAGTTACGACCAGGATGTATACTCGGGCTACGGCTTGCTTACAGCAAATTTGAAAGATGGTTTTACAGTTCAGGCAGGTGCCCGGTTAGAGAATACAAAAATTAATGGAAATTCGGGCAATGTCAGTGCAGGCCTGGCACCTTTTGATAATACGTATACCAATTTTATTCCAAGCTTTGTGATTTCAAAAGCTTTAACGCCCACCCAAACGCTGAAACTAAGCTATAGTAAGCGTATCCAGCGGCCGAGCCTGCAATATTTAAACCCGTTTCTGAACACCAGTAATCCTCTTAACCAATCGCAGGGTAACCCGGAATTGTCGCCCGAAATTACGCAGACCGTAGAAATGACTTATTCCACCTTCATCAAAAGCAGTGTGATCAATGCCTCCGTTTACTACAGGAAGACCGATGATATTATTGAAAGCTATGTGCGTACTGTGCCTTATACTACGGTGGATAATAGCGGGAACCCGGTTACCAGGGATGTTTCCCTAACCAATTACCTTAACGTGGGTAACAATAATTCCATTGGTGTAACCTTCTTTGGCTCAACAGAACTGTTCAGGGTCCTCACCATACGGGGCAACGTTAATGCGTTTACCTATAAGCCGCAGGTGATCAGCAGCCTGCAACAGGCAAGCCAGTCTACCTATGTTCAGTACAATGCTTTTATTAGTGGAACAGTAAAAATAAACAAAGCATTGTCTGCCGAAACTTTTTTGATCCAGAACTCGGCAAGGAGAACTTTCCAGGGAACAAACCCTTCTTTCAATTTGTGGGTGATAGGTTTGAAGCAGGATGTTTGGAAAAAACGCGGAACGATTGGTTTGAACATTACGCAGCCATTTAAGGATTATAAAGACTTTACCTCCAATATCAATAGCGGTCCGCTTAGTCAAAGCAGCAGGTTCTCGGTGCCGTTCAGATCTTTTGGCGTTAGCTTTGCCTATAATTTCGGCAAAATGAATTTTGGTCCGCAAATGCCAAAGAAGAAACGCGGCGTTAACAATGATGATTTAAAACAGGGCGACAGCAATGGGCAGGGGGCGCAAAACTGA
- a CDS encoding right-handed parallel beta-helix repeat-containing protein → MKKLRFLFLLLPLIGSLRLQAQILYVDPAKGKEAASGSATDPLLSLEKAVTLAGSFTGEQPVTIKLAPGLYVVAHEMIIKTAKNEDDHSKLTIEAVIMPDDPDWQPAKMPVIQSVSPNNSEVQFIHCVGFLVAKNNVSFKGLKFVGNSHPEVPYYYPITREDENLNGLEVSQCYFIGEKNAARLQSGLWTHGAGIHVDHCIFYNCRNAMVLIKGIKDFSLTNSIIYGAYESGIWYGLSDAPFVFDHNIVTHCKFFWVRPDKTQPAYTFSNSLITENDGYLGYISNELIPAITNNLIEKNIKKTGKVLLVEIKTEKQQPHNYLNLAPGSAGSDIPAGIFKNDKK, encoded by the coding sequence ATGAAAAAGTTAAGATTTTTATTTCTGCTGTTACCGCTTATCGGGAGCCTGCGCCTTCAGGCCCAAATTTTGTATGTTGATCCAGCCAAAGGTAAAGAAGCAGCTTCGGGCTCCGCAACCGATCCGCTGTTAAGCCTTGAAAAAGCAGTGACATTGGCAGGCTCCTTTACGGGAGAACAGCCGGTTACCATCAAACTTGCACCCGGCTTATATGTGGTAGCGCATGAAATGATCATCAAAACTGCGAAAAATGAGGATGATCACTCAAAACTTACCATTGAGGCGGTTATTATGCCGGATGACCCCGACTGGCAGCCGGCGAAAATGCCGGTTATCCAATCCGTGTCGCCAAATAATTCTGAGGTACAGTTTATTCATTGTGTGGGCTTCCTGGTCGCTAAGAATAATGTAAGTTTTAAAGGCTTAAAATTCGTTGGTAATTCGCACCCGGAGGTGCCTTATTATTATCCCATTACCCGTGAAGATGAAAACCTGAACGGGCTTGAAGTTTCCCAGTGTTATTTCATCGGCGAGAAAAATGCCGCCCGCCTGCAAAGCGGGCTCTGGACACATGGTGCCGGTATCCATGTTGATCATTGCATATTTTATAACTGTCGTAATGCAATGGTGCTGATAAAAGGAATAAAGGATTTCTCATTAACCAATTCCATTATTTACGGTGCTTATGAATCGGGCATTTGGTACGGCCTCTCTGACGCTCCCTTTGTTTTTGACCATAATATTGTAACCCATTGCAAATTTTTTTGGGTGAGGCCTGATAAGACACAACCCGCTTACACGTTCAGTAATTCCCTTATCACGGAAAATGATGGCTATCTGGGCTATATCTCTAACGAACTGATCCCGGCAATAACAAACAATCTGATTGAAAAAAATATTAAAAAAACAGGAAAGGTACTATTGGTGGAGATTAAAACGGAAAAGCAACAACCTCATAATTACCTGAACCTTGCGCCGGGCTCGGCGGGCAGCGACATACCTGCCGGGATATTTAAAAATGATAAAAAGTAA
- a CDS encoding DUF6807 domain-containing protein — protein MRVLKNWAFVFAANTLFAVTAQAQKAEPVRLVKTTNNKIDILIGGKPFTSFLYPDSLEKPVLYPLRSANGTLVTRGFPLAPRPGDPTDHPHHIGLWFNFENLNGLDFWNNSYAIPAAKKSSYGWIRTDKILETKDGTKGILAYHANWTDQQKQVILEEQTRFEFSGNTQERIIDRVTTLTADKDALFKDAKDGMLGLRLAHELQIPDPADQKFTDDKGNVTIVKGGTDKVANGTYLTSEGKTGNDAWSTRGVWCKVYGKIGADSVSVTIIDHPQNPNYPTFWHARGYGLFAANPLGEKVFTNGKSEKNLTLKKGESVTFRYRIIIHNGPQTNSAAQLNQAAAAFKSFK, from the coding sequence ATGAGAGTATTAAAAAACTGGGCTTTTGTTTTTGCCGCAAACACCCTGTTTGCAGTAACGGCCCAAGCTCAAAAAGCCGAACCGGTAAGGCTGGTAAAAACAACAAATAATAAAATAGATATCCTGATAGGTGGAAAACCCTTTACCAGTTTCCTGTATCCGGACAGTTTAGAAAAACCCGTTCTTTATCCTTTGCGGTCGGCAAACGGCACATTGGTAACCCGCGGCTTTCCGCTGGCCCCACGACCCGGCGACCCTACAGATCACCCGCATCACATAGGGTTATGGTTTAACTTTGAAAACCTGAACGGTCTGGATTTCTGGAATAACTCCTATGCCATACCCGCGGCTAAAAAGAGCAGTTATGGCTGGATCCGCACCGACAAAATTCTGGAAACAAAAGATGGTACAAAAGGCATACTGGCCTATCATGCAAACTGGACAGACCAGCAAAAGCAGGTGATACTGGAAGAGCAAACCCGTTTTGAATTTAGCGGAAATACCCAGGAACGGATCATTGACCGTGTAACTACGCTTACTGCGGATAAGGACGCTCTTTTTAAAGATGCCAAAGACGGCATGCTTGGCCTGCGCCTGGCCCATGAGCTGCAAATCCCTGACCCTGCCGATCAGAAATTTACCGACGATAAAGGCAATGTAACCATAGTAAAAGGTGGTACCGATAAAGTTGCCAACGGCACTTACCTTACAAGCGAGGGCAAAACAGGTAACGACGCATGGAGCACCCGCGGCGTTTGGTGCAAGGTATATGGTAAAATTGGAGCCGATTCGGTAAGCGTCACCATTATTGATCATCCTCAAAATCCTAATTATCCTACTTTTTGGCATGCCCGTGGCTATGGACTGTTTGCAGCCAATCCGCTGGGCGAAAAGGTGTTTACCAACGGCAAATCTGAAAAGAACCTTACTTTAAAGAAAGGCGAATCAGTAACATTCAGGTATCGGATCATCATACACAATGGCCCGCAAACCAACAGCGCAGCGCAATTAAACCAGGCTGCTGCGGCTTTTAAGTCATTTAAATAG
- a CDS encoding Gfo/Idh/MocA family protein encodes MEKSRRTFIRQASLAGAGIMLTPKSWSAQSYKRIIGANDRVRVGVVGFSDRHKSSHVPSFMNHYKELNFDVVAVSDIWNRRREEGSALWKEKMQHDVKAYRNNEELYDSKSVDAVFISTADFQHARHAIEAVKAGCDAYVEKPFAETMEDNRAALKAVKESGKIVQIGSQRRSGANYHAANEFISSGKFGPITMVELTWNVNQPGRWRRPELLGQLKEQDTDWKRFIMNRPYEDFDPRKYLEYRLFWPYSSGLPGQWMSHQIDTVHWFTGLKHPRSVVANGGIYMWKDGRRNWDTILAAFDYGPLNDPSTGFQVTFGSRMHNGDEHPAEIYYSNGGELNLITNTVSPKGGLTQKMADAMHMKANLLPEISLANTEKVVASANTGGDVLTSNHVRNWMECVRSRKQPNAPVEAGYSHSIANIMTNAAVHTGYKATFDEATQEVMANGKVFKY; translated from the coding sequence ATGGAAAAATCACGCCGTACCTTTATCAGGCAGGCCTCGTTAGCCGGGGCCGGAATTATGCTTACCCCCAAAAGCTGGAGCGCACAAAGTTATAAACGTATCATTGGCGCCAATGATCGGGTCAGGGTTGGGGTTGTGGGCTTTTCAGACAGGCACAAAAGCTCACACGTGCCCAGTTTCATGAACCATTATAAAGAACTCAACTTTGATGTGGTGGCCGTATCTGATATCTGGAACAGGCGGCGGGAAGAAGGCTCTGCCCTCTGGAAAGAAAAAATGCAGCATGATGTAAAAGCTTACCGCAATAATGAAGAATTATATGATAGTAAAAGCGTAGATGCTGTATTCATCAGCACTGCCGATTTTCAGCATGCGCGCCATGCTATTGAAGCAGTAAAGGCCGGATGTGACGCGTATGTAGAAAAACCATTTGCCGAAACCATGGAAGATAACCGGGCTGCCTTAAAAGCGGTAAAGGAATCGGGCAAAATTGTGCAAATTGGATCGCAGCGCAGAAGCGGCGCTAATTATCATGCTGCTAACGAATTTATCAGTTCGGGCAAATTTGGGCCTATCACCATGGTTGAGCTTACCTGGAACGTGAACCAACCCGGACGCTGGCGCCGGCCGGAGCTATTAGGACAGCTGAAGGAACAGGATACCGACTGGAAACGCTTTATCATGAACAGGCCTTATGAAGATTTCGACCCGCGTAAATACCTGGAGTACCGCCTGTTTTGGCCGTACTCGTCAGGGCTGCCCGGACAGTGGATGAGCCATCAGATTGATACTGTACACTGGTTTACGGGCTTAAAACACCCCCGTAGTGTAGTTGCCAACGGCGGCATCTATATGTGGAAAGATGGGCGCCGTAACTGGGATACCATACTGGCCGCATTTGATTACGGTCCGCTTAATGATCCTTCAACCGGCTTCCAGGTTACTTTTGGCTCACGGATGCATAATGGTGATGAGCACCCGGCCGAAATTTACTATTCAAATGGCGGCGAGCTTAACCTGATCACCAATACAGTATCACCAAAAGGAGGCCTTACTCAAAAAATGGCCGATGCCATGCATATGAAGGCAAACCTGCTGCCTGAGATTAGCCTGGCCAATACAGAAAAGGTAGTAGCGTCGGCCAATACAGGAGGCGATGTACTTACTTCAAACCACGTACGCAACTGGATGGAATGCGTGCGCAGCCGTAAGCAGCCAAACGCCCCGGTTGAAGCCGGCTATAGCCATTCAATAGCCAACATCATGACCAACGCTGCCGTACATACCGGTTATAAAGCAACTTTTGATGAAGCTACCCAGGAGGTGATGGCTAATGGTAAAGTATTTAAATATTAA
- a CDS encoding RNA polymerase sigma factor — MPHNLSELTDIVEEIAVHDSYIAYKKLFGLLFPSIKHFSYCLLKSPELAEEVASDVMITIWRKRKTITSINNIKVYAFVIAKNLCLNILKSNSRGRIVSLDDVAVNLQIDTTPEWILINDELRKSLNNAINKLPTRCKMIFRLVKEDGLSYKEVSEILDISIKTVDSQLVIASRRLSVSIKKEFNLGTVKKY, encoded by the coding sequence ATGCCCCACAATTTATCTGAGTTAACGGATATTGTCGAAGAAATAGCTGTACATGACAGTTATATTGCTTACAAAAAATTATTTGGGTTGCTTTTTCCATCCATAAAACACTTTTCTTACTGTTTGTTAAAATCGCCCGAACTGGCAGAAGAAGTAGCATCAGATGTAATGATCACTATATGGCGAAAGCGGAAGACAATTACCTCCATCAATAATATCAAAGTGTATGCCTTTGTTATTGCGAAAAATCTTTGCCTAAATATTTTAAAGAGCAACTCCCGGGGCAGAATAGTTTCTTTAGATGATGTTGCTGTCAATTTGCAAATTGATACTACCCCCGAGTGGATCCTGATTAATGATGAATTGAGGAAAAGCCTCAATAATGCCATCAACAAATTACCTACCAGGTGTAAAATGATTTTCAGGCTTGTAAAAGAAGACGGCCTGAGTTATAAAGAAGTTTCTGAAATCCTTGATATATCCATCAAAACAGTTGATTCTCAGCTTGTTATTGCTTCCCGGCGTTTATCTGTCTCCATTAAAAAAGAGTTTAACCTCGGTACAGTAAAAAAATATTAA